The following proteins are encoded in a genomic region of Nitrospirota bacterium:
- a CDS encoding DUF3800 domain-containing protein — protein sequence MSELYNIYCDESCHLEHDQQKAMVLGAIWCKRDKASEISVRIREKKIEHGISKDFEIKWTKVSPAKKAFYLGLVDYFFDDNDLHFRALIVPDKSKLDHLKHGQTHDEWYYKMYFDMLKVIISPEHTYRIYLDIKDTRGGKRVKKLHEVLSNNRYDFSKTIIDFIQLVRSHEVEVLQLTDLLTGAISYLNRGLSGNSAKEAIIQRIKERSHYCLTKTTLLLENKVNLFRWNASEANND from the coding sequence ATGAGTGAGTTATACAACATATATTGCGATGAAAGCTGTCATTTAGAGCATGACCAACAGAAAGCAATGGTTTTAGGTGCGATTTGGTGCAAACGAGATAAAGCAAGCGAAATATCAGTAAGAATTCGTGAGAAGAAAATTGAACATGGAATAAGTAAAGATTTTGAGATTAAATGGACAAAGGTTTCCCCTGCAAAGAAAGCTTTTTATTTAGGGTTGGTTGATTACTTTTTCGATGATAATGATCTGCACTTTAGAGCGTTGATTGTTCCTGATAAATCTAAACTTGACCATTTAAAACACGGACAAACTCATGATGAGTGGTATTATAAAATGTACTTCGACATGCTCAAAGTAATTATAAGCCCGGAGCACACTTATAGAATTTACCTTGATATTAAGGATACAAGAGGTGGTAAAAGAGTCAAGAAGCTTCATGAGGTTCTCAGCAATAACAGATATGACTTTTCTAAAACTATTATAGATTTTATACAATTGGTAAGGTCACATGAAGTCGAAGTACTTCAATTAACCGACCTTTTGACTGGTGCAATTTCATACCTGAATCGAGGGCTATCAGGGAACTCGGCAAAAGAGGCAATAATTCAGAGAATAAAAGAACGCTCACACTATTGCCTGACAAAAACGACCCTGCTCCTAGAGAATAAAGTAAACCTTTTCAGGTGGAATGCTTCAGAGGCAAATAATGACTGA
- a CDS encoding TIGR02391 family protein, producing MNYRLIATNIGHWHWNNIEINYIGMIANALFPFQKESFPNDFITSETAKLIYDWILTLAKQNMEESKINELLYKFIKEITPNTDMNDIYEYLNEDVVEVSYDTNLNDFVSRNYHSEININCERLFNDGHYFHAVFEASKVYNKLVKEKSQSNKDGSELMMSALNKNGVLKFTRCESDTDINVQEGIMHLSAGLMRAIRNPQAHEPAIDWNMNNEDCLDILSLISYLLKQLDNAIYCK from the coding sequence ATGAATTATAGGCTGATAGCTACCAATATAGGGCATTGGCATTGGAATAATATAGAAATAAATTATATAGGTATGATTGCTAATGCTTTATTTCCTTTCCAGAAAGAATCTTTTCCTAACGACTTCATAACATCTGAAACGGCTAAGTTAATATATGACTGGATTTTAACGCTTGCAAAACAGAACATGGAAGAATCTAAAATAAACGAATTATTATATAAATTTATAAAAGAGATAACACCAAACACAGATATGAATGATATTTATGAGTATTTAAATGAAGATGTAGTAGAAGTTTCTTATGACACGAACTTAAACGATTTCGTTTCAAGAAATTATCATAGCGAGATAAATATAAACTGTGAGCGTCTATTTAATGACGGACACTATTTTCATGCTGTTTTTGAGGCAAGTAAAGTATATAACAAACTTGTTAAAGAAAAGTCTCAAAGTAATAAAGATGGAAGCGAATTAATGATGTCTGCTTTGAATAAAAATGGTGTACTAAAGTTCACAAGATGTGAGTCTGATACAGATATAAACGTACAAGAAGGGATTATGCATCTTTCCGCCGGTCTTATGAGAGCTATTCGCAATCCTCAAGCGCATGAGCCTGCTATAGACTGGAATATGAATAATGAGGACTGTTTGGATATACTAAGTCTAATTTCTTATCTTTTAAAACAACTTGATAACGCTATATATTGTAAATAA
- a CDS encoding exonuclease SbcCD subunit D has protein sequence MRFIHTSDWHLGRFFFGLHLTADQEYLLKEQFIPLIKDTKPDILLISGDLYDRGVPPLEAVALLDEVLYKIIAELKVPVVIISGNHDSGERLAFASRFLSEQKLFVFGGFNPDIDSVTISDSYGAINIYPLPYTEPVTVRDALSDKNITDHNSAVSEVLNIIKRKHPSTNRAIVMAHVFTIGGETCESERPLSSSSFAGGIDTVNTSLFNAFHYTALGHLHRAQTIGSNKVRYSGSLMKYSFSEANHVKSVELVDMDRDGNCTSERIPLTPKRDLRQITGFLKDILSNENRSDDYLEVTLLDEGALLNPMEKLREKYPNVLKIERPMLMRADSKFSNNRDHKKATKSELFSCFFKEVENKDLNDEQKIVFNEILDNINKDNQ, from the coding sequence ATGAGATTCATACACACATCGGACTGGCATTTGGGCAGGTTTTTCTTTGGTTTGCATCTAACTGCTGATCAGGAATATCTGCTAAAAGAACAATTTATACCGCTCATTAAAGACACAAAGCCTGATATCTTGTTAATCTCAGGTGATCTGTATGACCGCGGGGTGCCGCCTTTAGAGGCTGTTGCTCTCTTAGATGAGGTTCTTTATAAAATCATAGCAGAGCTGAAAGTTCCGGTAGTTATTATATCAGGTAACCACGACAGCGGAGAGCGCCTTGCTTTTGCCTCTCGGTTTTTATCGGAACAAAAACTGTTTGTTTTTGGCGGGTTTAATCCTGATATTGACTCAGTAACCATATCAGACTCTTACGGCGCTATTAATATCTACCCGCTGCCATACACCGAACCGGTTACTGTAAGGGATGCCCTTAGTGACAAAAACATCACCGACCACAATAGCGCCGTCTCCGAAGTGTTAAACATTATAAAACGAAAACACCCCTCTACAAACAGAGCAATCGTGATGGCACACGTTTTCACAATCGGTGGAGAGACTTGTGAATCGGAAAGACCCCTGTCATCCTCCTCATTTGCTGGCGGTATAGATACTGTTAACACATCCCTCTTTAACGCTTTTCATTATACTGCACTAGGACATTTGCACAGAGCACAGACCATTGGCAGCAATAAGGTCAGATACTCAGGCTCACTGATGAAATATTCCTTTTCAGAGGCAAACCATGTAAAATCCGTGGAACTCGTGGATATGGACAGAGACGGTAACTGTACATCGGAACGAATTCCTCTCACTCCAAAAAGAGACCTCAGGCAAATTACCGGATTTCTCAAAGACATTCTTAGTAATGAAAACCGGTCGGATGACTACCTTGAGGTTACGCTCCTTGATGAGGGAGCTCTGCTTAATCCCATGGAGAAATTAAGGGAGAAATATCCAAATGTGCTTAAAATAGAACGTCCGATGCTTATGAGGGCTGACTCTAAATTTTCAAATAATCGGGATCACAAAAAAGCAACAAAATCAGAGCTTTTTAGTTGCTTCTTTAAAGAAGTGGAGAATAAAGATTTAAACGATGAACAAAAAATTGTCTTTAACGAAATATTGGATAACATCAACAAGGACAACCAGTGA